The Nitrospirota bacterium genome segment GGCTCGACGCGTACTATCAGAAAGACGACTTCACCGACTTCATCGAGCGCATCCCCCTCTACTCTCCGGCCGAGATGTTCGATCTCCTCGGTAAGAAAGGGTACAAAGGGCAGGACGGCGCGCGCAAGACCGTTACTCTCTTCGCCTATCGCCACATCCGCCGGATCAAGCAACTCTACATCGAAGGCCTGAAGCGCAACCAGCTCCCACCCAAGTCCAACACGCTCCTCGTTGGGCCGACGGGATGCGGAAAAACCTATCTCATTGAACTTCTTTTTCGGGAGATCCTGAAAATCCCCACCGTGATTATCGACATCACGGGATTCTCGGAGACCGGTTACGTCGGCCGCGACCCGATCACGGTGCTCACCTCGCTCATCTACTCTTCCGGCGGCGATCAGAAAAAGGCGGCCATCGGGATTGTTGCCCTCGATGAATTCGACAAGCTCGCCACGACGCAAAATTCCGCCATGTTCGACGGACAGGGGACGACGAAGGATGTTGCCGGCTACGGCGTCCAGAAGGAACTCCTGAAACTGCTCAGCCCCACGATCGTGGACGTGCCGCTCGAATACAACAATACGACCTACAGCCCACACATCCGGATGTCCACCCAGGACATCGCGTTTATCGCGTGCGGGGCATTCTCGGGACTCAAGGGCATCGCATCGCGAAACGGGCTCCGCTCCAAAATGGGATTCGGCGGTCTACCGGAGAAGAAGGACGGATCGAGAAAGATCTCCTACCGGATGAATGAGAGCGAGGTCAACGAGATCCAGAATTTTCTGAACTACGGGTTCCTGCCGGAGCTCGTGGCCCGATTTTCACGGATCGTCACTCTTGACCCCTTGGAGGAAGAGGTCCTTCGCGAGATTCTTTGCGACAACGTGATCCGGCGTTTCGCCACGGAGTTCAAGGCGGAGGGAATTTCACTTCGGGTGCAGGAAGACGTCCTCGATCTGATTGTCGAGCGCGCCGTCAAGCGTGAAACAGGCGCCCGCGGACTGGAGGCGGAGTTCACGCGCATCATCGAGGATGTAGCGTTCGAACACTTCGGAAACTCCCACGGGGAAGTGGTGGTGCAAACGAAGGGCGGTGAAGTCGTGGCGAATCTGAAGCCATCCGCCTAATTCGGTAGCAGTAGAGTTTATTAGTTGGTGCGTCTGACAGAATGCGTAGGGGAGGGTCTTCAGACCCTCCCGACAAGAGGGAGCATCTGAAGATGCTCCCCTACGGATCAGCATTCTGTTAGAGGCTCTTGATCCGGGATACGGTCACCGATTATAGATCCCAGCTCAGAACCGGGTAGCGATTCGCAAGAACCTCGTTCACCCGGCCGCACGGCGTCGTGTGAGGCGCCGCCCGAACCCGGTCGGGGTCTTCCTGGATTTCATTCGCAATCAGGTTCATCGAGTGCGCGAACCGGTCGAGCGTGGCTTTGCTCTCGCTCTCCGTCGGCTCGATCATCATCGCGCCGGGAACGACGAGTGGGAAATAGATCGTGGGCGGATGGAACCCGAAGTCGATGATCCGTTTGGCGATATCCAGCGTCGAAACCTGCGCCTGTTTCTGAAACCGGTCCGAGGCGATGAACTCGTGCATGCAGGTATCCTCGTAGGGCACGTGGTACCGATCCTTCATCCTTTGCTTTAGATAGTTTGCATTAAGGACGGCTCTTTCCGATATTTCCTTCAGACCCTCAGACCCATTGCTGAGGATATAAACGTAGGCCCGGACGAGGATCATGAAATTGCCGTAGAACGACCGGACCCGTCCCACCGAATCGGGCAGGCCGAAATTGAGCGAGTACCGCCCCTCTTTGAGCTGGATCCTGGGGACGGGCAGGTACGGGGAGAGCTTGTTTTTCACTCCCACCGGTCCCGCGCCCGGTCCACCCCCGCCGTGGGGCGTGGAGAAAGTCTTGTGGAGGTTGAACTGAATGACGTCGAAGCCGAGATCGCCTGGCCGCGCTTTCCCCAGAATCGCGTTCAGGTTCGCGCCGTCACCGTACACGAACCCGCCCTTCTCATGCACGATTTCGGCCACTTTCAGGATCTCCTTCTCGAACAGGCCCAGGGTGTTCGGGTTGGTGATCATGATCGCAGCCACTTTGTCGTCCACCACCTTGCGCAGGACCTTGGGATCGATCATTCCCCCGTTGGATTTGAACTCCTGGGCCTCGAATCCGGACATGCTCGCGCTCGCCGGGTTCGTGCCGTGGGCCGTGTCCGGCAGCAGGACTTTCGTCCGCTTCTCCCCCTTCTTTTCAAAATATCGCGCAATCAGTTTCAGGCCCAGAAACTCTCCATGCGCGCCGGCGCTGGGCTGGAGCGTCACCTGATCCATCCCGCTCACTTCCTGAAGATACTTTTCCAAGTCGAACATCAATCGGAGTGCGCCCTGCACGCGCGATTCGGGCCAGTAGGGATGCAGTCCGGCCAACCCGCGGCGGGACGCGATGGATTCGCAGATTTTCGGGTTGTACTTCATTGTGCACGAGCCGAGCGGGTACATGCCCGTGTCCACCGAGAAGTTCAGCTTGGAGAGGCGGGTAAAATGGCGCACGACCTCCGACTCCGCCAATTCCGGAAGACACGCCGGCTCTTTGCGCAGAAGATCGTCCGGAATCGGATCGACTTTTCCGGAAACGGCGGTCTTCGGAAGAAGCGTGCCGCGGTGACCTGCACGGGACATCTCGAACAGCGTCGGCTCGATGCCCGGCTGGGACAGCGAATCATTCTTTCGCGGCTCTTCCGCTCCCGGCTTCGGCGTAAGGACGCTCACCCCACCACCTGTCTGAGATTTGAGATCTGAGATTTGAGATTTCAGAGGCGGTGGCGGGGTCATCGCGCTCCCCCCAGGAGATTCGCCGCCGCTTCGATTCCCTCCGCCGATGATTTTTCAGTGGCGCACATCAGCAGGGCATCCTGCAATTCGGGATAGTATTTCCCCAGTGGGAGGCCGGGGACGATCCCGGCCGCTTCCGCATCCTCCATCACATCGCGAACAGGTCGACGCGGTTTCACCACAAACTCATTGAAGTACGGCCCGTTGAACACGGCCGCCGCCCCGCCTTTCCGGGTCACTGCAGCTCGAAGAGCCGAGGCCATGCGGTGGTTCAGCTCCGCCAGCTCACGGAGCCCATGGGGTCCCAGCAGCGCGAGATGGACCGTCGCCGCGATGGCGCACAGCGTTTGGTTCGTGCAGATGTTGGACGTGGCACGCGCCCGGCGGATGTGCTGTTCCCTCGTGGCCAGCGTGATCACAAAAGCTCTCTTCCCTGTCTTGTCGATCGACGCGCCGATGAGGCGGCCGGGCATGTCGCGCACAAACTCCTTGCGTGTTCCGAGGAAACCCACGTAGGGGCCTCCGAAAGAGAGGGGAAGCCCCAGCCCCGCGGCCTCTCCGGCCACCGCGTCCGCTCCGCATTCGCCCGGGGAC includes the following:
- the gcvPB gene encoding aminomethyl-transferring glycine dehydrogenase subunit GcvPB codes for the protein MTPPPPLKSQISDLKSQTGGGVSVLTPKPGAEEPRKNDSLSQPGIEPTLFEMSRAGHRGTLLPKTAVSGKVDPIPDDLLRKEPACLPELAESEVVRHFTRLSKLNFSVDTGMYPLGSCTMKYNPKICESIASRRGLAGLHPYWPESRVQGALRLMFDLEKYLQEVSGMDQVTLQPSAGAHGEFLGLKLIARYFEKKGEKRTKVLLPDTAHGTNPASASMSGFEAQEFKSNGGMIDPKVLRKVVDDKVAAIMITNPNTLGLFEKEILKVAEIVHEKGGFVYGDGANLNAILGKARPGDLGFDVIQFNLHKTFSTPHGGGGPGAGPVGVKNKLSPYLPVPRIQLKEGRYSLNFGLPDSVGRVRSFYGNFMILVRAYVYILSNGSEGLKEISERAVLNANYLKQRMKDRYHVPYEDTCMHEFIASDRFQKQAQVSTLDIAKRIIDFGFHPPTIYFPLVVPGAMMIEPTESESKATLDRFAHSMNLIANEIQEDPDRVRAAPHTTPCGRVNEVLANRYPVLSWDL
- a CDS encoding AAA family ATPase, which produces MANRRLDAYYQKDDFTDFIERIPLYSPAEMFDLLGKKGYKGQDGARKTVTLFAYRHIRRIKQLYIEGLKRNQLPPKSNTLLVGPTGCGKTYLIELLFREILKIPTVIIDITGFSETGYVGRDPITVLTSLIYSSGGDQKKAAIGIVALDEFDKLATTQNSAMFDGQGTTKDVAGYGVQKELLKLLSPTIVDVPLEYNNTTYSPHIRMSTQDIAFIACGAFSGLKGIASRNGLRSKMGFGGLPEKKDGSRKISYRMNESEVNEIQNFLNYGFLPELVARFSRIVTLDPLEEEVLREILCDNVIRRFATEFKAEGISLRVQEDVLDLIVERAVKRETGARGLEAEFTRIIEDVAFEHFGNSHGEVVVQTKGGEVVANLKPSA